The genomic stretch AGCGCGAAAACGCTTCCGCCGCCTTGCCCATCACGAACGGCGCCCGCGTCATCGATTCGACGCCGCCGGCAATCGCAAGATCGATTTCGCCCGCGCGGATCGCGCGGCCACCGGCGCCCACTGCGTCGAGGCCCGAGGCACAGAGACGGTTCAGCGTCTGGCCGGGAACCGAGTCCGGCATGCCGGCCAAGAGCAGCGCCATGCGCGCAACGTTGCGGTTGTCCTCGCCGGCCTGGTTGGCGCAGCCGAAAAACACCTCGTCGACTTGCGACCAGTCGAGCTTCGGATGCTTGGCCATCAAGGCCTTGATCGGGGCCGCAGCCAAATCGTCGGCGCGCACCTTGGCGAGCGAGCCACCGAAGCGGCCGATCGGGGTCCGGACGGCATCGCAAATATAGACATCACGCATCGAATTTCTCCCTGAATGCCGCGTTTTAGGCGTTGGCCCCGCTGGATTTGATGGCGAGTTTTAGGAGCGCCTTTGGGGCAGGTCAATTGACCGCAGCGCCCCCCGCCGCGCTTTCGCGGGAGGTCGGTCATGCCCGCAGCGCCGGGGTGCTGAATTAAGCGGCCACAGAGGTGGAAAACCCGGATGACACCGGCAAAGGAATAGGACCCGACCGCGAAAATTTTGTAGTTTCCGCCCCCGATGACAATCCAGCAGTCCATCCCCGTGCCCCCCGAAGCAACGCCCGAGGCTACTCCGGCCAATGACGCGCCGTCGCGCGTCACGCCGATGATGGAACAATACCTGGAGATCAAGGCCGGCCATCCCGGGCTGTTGCTGTTCTACCGGATGGGCGATTTCTACGAGCTGTTCTTCGAGGACGCCGAAATCGCCTCCAAAACGCTCGGCATCGTGCTCACCAAGCGCGGCAAGCATCAGGGCCTGGACATCCCGATGTGCGGCGTGCCGGTGGAGCGCTCCGAGGACTATCTGCACCGCCTGATCGAAGCCGGCCACCGCGTCGCGGTGTGCGAGCAGACCGAGAATCCCGCCGAAGCAAAGGCGCGCGGCAACAAGAGCGTGGTGCGCCGTGGCGTGGTGCGGCTGGTGACGCCGGGCACGCTGACCGAAGACACGCTGCTGGACGCCCGCACCAACAATTATCTGCTGGCGATTGCCCGCGCCCGGGCCTCGGCCGGCGGCGACCGCATCGGGCTTGCCTGGATCGATATTTCGACCTCGGAATTCTCGGTCACGGAATGCGCGACCGCGGAACTCGCGGCAACGCTGGCGCGGATCAATCCGAACGAGGTCATCGTCACCGACGCGCTCTATGGCGATCCCGATCTCGGTCCCCTGCTGCGCGAACTGCCCGCGGTGACACCGCTGACCCGCGACGTGTTCGACAGCGCCACCGCCGAACGGCGGCTGTGCGACTACTTTGCGGTTGCGACCATGGACGGCCTGTCCGCGATGTCGCGGCTGGAGGCGACCGCGGCGGCCGCCGCCGTCACCTATATCGACCGCACCCAGGTGGGAAAACGCCCGCCGCTGTCGCCGCCGTCGCGCGAGGCCGCCGGAACCACCATGGCGATCGACCCCGCCACCCGCGCCAATCTCGAATTGACGCGCACATTGGCCGGCGAACGGCGCGGCTCGCTGCTCGATGCGATCGACTGCACCGTCACCGCGGCCGGATCGCGGCTATTGGCGCAACGTCTGGCGGCCCCATTGACCGACAGCGCCGCGATCGCGCGGCGGCTGGACGCCATCGCCGCCTTCGTCGCCGACAGCGCCGCGCGTGACGATATCCGCAGCATGCTCAAAGGCGCGCCCGACATGTCGCGCGCGCTGGCGCGGCTATCGGTCGGACGCGGCGGCCCGCGCGATCTCGCTGGATTGCGCGACGGCATTTTGGCGGCCGATCAGGCGCTGGCGCGGCTGGGGCAACTCGAGGCGCCGCCGGCCGAGATTGCTGCCGTAATGGAGGCGCTGCGCCGGCCCTCGCGCGATCTGGCGCGCGAATTCGAGCGCGCGCTGGCCGAGCAATTGCCGCTGATCAAGCGCGATGGCGGTTTCGTCCGCGAATTCTATGAAGCCGCCCTCGACGAGACCCGCAGCCTGCGCGACGCCTCGCGCCTTGTGGTGGCCGCGATGCAGGCGCGCTACGCCGACGACACCGGCATCAAGGGCCTCAAAATCCGTCACAACAATGTGCTGGGCTATTTCGTCGAGGTCACCGCGCAGCACGGCGACAAACTGATGTCGCCGCCCTTGAACGCGACCTTCATCCATCGCCAGACGCTGGCCGGGCAGGTTCGCTTCACCACCTCCGAACTCGGCGAGATCGAAGCCAAGATCGCCAATGCCGGCGACCGCGCGCTCGGGCTGGAACTGGAGATCTTCGAGCGGCTGTGCGGACAGGCGCTCGCCGCCAGCGACGAGTTGCGCGGCGCGGCGCATGCGTTCGCACTGCTCGACGTCGCGACCGCGCTGGCAAAGCTTGCGGTCGATGATAACTATGTGCGGCCCGACGTCGATATTTCGCTCGGCTTTGCGATCGAAGGCGGAAGACATCCGGTGGTCGAACAGGCGCTCAAGCGCGACGGCCAGCCGTTCATCGCCAACGCCTGCGACCTTTCGCCGGGACCCGGACAAA from Bradyrhizobium sp. Ash2021 encodes the following:
- the mutS gene encoding DNA mismatch repair protein MutS; this encodes MTIQQSIPVPPEATPEATPANDAPSRVTPMMEQYLEIKAGHPGLLLFYRMGDFYELFFEDAEIASKTLGIVLTKRGKHQGLDIPMCGVPVERSEDYLHRLIEAGHRVAVCEQTENPAEAKARGNKSVVRRGVVRLVTPGTLTEDTLLDARTNNYLLAIARARASAGGDRIGLAWIDISTSEFSVTECATAELAATLARINPNEVIVTDALYGDPDLGPLLRELPAVTPLTRDVFDSATAERRLCDYFAVATMDGLSAMSRLEATAAAAAVTYIDRTQVGKRPPLSPPSREAAGTTMAIDPATRANLELTRTLAGERRGSLLDAIDCTVTAAGSRLLAQRLAAPLTDSAAIARRLDAIAAFVADSAARDDIRSMLKGAPDMSRALARLSVGRGGPRDLAGLRDGILAADQALARLGQLEAPPAEIAAVMEALRRPSRDLAREFERALAEQLPLIKRDGGFVREFYEAALDETRSLRDASRLVVAAMQARYADDTGIKGLKIRHNNVLGYFVEVTAQHGDKLMSPPLNATFIHRQTLAGQVRFTTSELGEIEAKIANAGDRALGLELEIFERLCGQALAASDELRGAAHAFALLDVATALAKLAVDDNYVRPDVDISLGFAIEGGRHPVVEQALKRDGQPFIANACDLSPGPGQKSGQIWLITGPNMAGKSTFLRQNALIALMAQIGSYVPASRARIGIVDRLFSRVGAADDLARGRSTFMVEMVETAVILNQASERSLVILDEIGRGTATFDGLSIAWAAIEHLHESNRCRALFATHYHELTALSAKLPRMFNATVRVKEWQGDVVFLHEVLPGSADRSYGIQVAKLAGLPPAVIARAKSVLAKLEAQDRGQSARALADDLPLFAVPSRAAAEPAPPTEAEMLVEALKTLHPDEMSPREALEALYALKAKLPKP